CCCGGAAAAACAAATGTTCCTGGCCGACCGCTTCATCAAGGGCACCTGCCCGAAATGCGGCACCGAAGACCAGTACGGCGACAACTGCGAAAAGTGCGGCGCCACCTACGCGCCTACCGACCTGAAGGATCCGAAGTCGGCGATCTCCGGCGCCACTCCGGTGCTCAAGGATTCCCAGCACTTCTTCTTCAAGCTGCCGGACTTCCAGCAAATGCTGCAGGAGTGGACCCGCAGCGGCACCCTGCAGGACGCCGTGGCGAACAAGATCGCCGAATGGCTGGACGTCGGCCTGCAGCAGTGGGACATCTCCCGCGACGCGCCGTACTTCGGTTTCGAGATCCCGGGCGAACCGGGCAAGTACTTCTACGTCTGGCTGGACGCGCCGATCGGCTACATGGCCAGCTTCAAGAACCTGTGCAACCGCACGCCGGAGCTGGACTTCGACGCGTTCTGGGGCAAGGACTCGACGGCCGAGCTGTACCATTTCATCGGCAAGGACATCGTCAACTTCCACGCACTGTTCTGGCCCGCCATGCTCGAAGGCGCCGGCTACCGCAAGCCGACCGGCATCAACGTGCACGGCTACCTGACCGTCAACGGCCAGAAGATGTCCAAGTCCCGCGGCACCTTCATCAAGGCCCGCACCTACCTCGACCACCTGTCGCCGGAATACCTGCGCTACTACTATGCGTCCAAGCTGGGCCGCGGCGTCGACGACCTGGACCTGAACCTCGAAGACTTCGTGCAGAAGGTCAACTCCGACCTGGTGGGCAAGGTGGTGAACATCGCCAGCCGTTGCGCCGGCTTCATCCACAAGGGCAATGCCGGCGTGCTGGTGGACCGCAACGCCGCGCCGGAACTGACCGACGCCTTCCTGGCCGCCGCGCCAGGCATCGCCGATGCCTATGAAGCCCGCGACTTCGCCCGTGCCATGCGCGAGATCATGGCCCTGGCCGACCGCGCCAACGCCTGGATCGCCGACAAGGCGCCCTGGTCGCTGAACAAGCAGGAAGGCAAGCAGGACGAGGTCCAGGCCATCTGCGCCACCGGCGTCAACCTGTTCCGCCAGCTGGTGATCTTCCTCAAGCCGGTGCTGCCGCTGCTGGCCGCCGATGCCGAGGCGTTCCTCAACGTCGCCCCGCTGACCTGGAACGACCACCAGACCCTGCTGAGCAACCACCAGCTGAACGAATTCAAGCCGCTGATGACGCGGATCGACCCGGTAAAAGTACAAGCCATGACCGACGCCTCGAAAGAAGACCTGACCGCCAGCCAGACCGACACCGGCGCAGCCGCCCCGGCCGGCAATGGCGAACTGGCCAAGGACCCGCTGTCGCCGGAAATCGACTTCGACACCTTCGCCGCCATCGACCTGCGCGTGGCCCTGATCGTCAAGGCCGAGCACGTGGAGGGCGCCGACAAGCTGCTGCGCCTGACGCTGGACATCGGTGACGAGCAACGCAACGTGTTCTCCGGGATCAAGAGCGCCTACCCGGATCCGTCCAAGCTCGACGGCCGCCTGACCATGATGATCGCCAACCTCAAGCCACGGAAAATGAAATTCGGCATCTCCGAAGGCATGGTGATGGCGGCCGGTCCCGGCGGCAAAGAAATCTACCTGCTGAGCCCGGACAGCGGCGCCAAGCCGGGCCAGCGGATCAAGTAAACCCGCTTGCAGGACCAATCCCCCCGTCGCGCCGTCGCGTGGCGGGGGGATTTTCATATCTGGATGGGCCTGCGCCCTTGCCGGATAATTGCCTAGTCTTCAGCTATGCACTCCGCCCTTACCGGCCACGAACATGACCGAGATTGTCCTCACGCTCATCAGCGCCGCCCTGATCAACAACTTCGTGTTGTATTGGCCGCTGGGCGTCGATCCGCTGTTGCAGGCCGGCACCGGATCGCGCCAGCGGGTGCACGCCCTGGGCATCGCCACCAGCGGCCTGATGCTGCTCTGCAGCCTGCTGGGCCATGGACTTTATCAATGGGTGCTGGTGCCGCTGGGCCTGACCGCGTTGCACCTGTTCGTGTTCCTGCCGTTGGCCGTGCTATTGATCGCACCGCTGCTCGGCCTGCTGGCCCGGCTGTTGCCCGGATTGCCGTTCGGCGGTCTCTGGCCCTTGCTGCTGGGCAATGCCGGCGTGCTCGGCGCCTTGCTGCTGGCGGCCGAAGCCAACCGGGGGCTCGCCTATAGCGCTGCCCTGGGCCTGGGTGCGGGCCTTGGTTTCTGGCTGGTGTCGAGCCTGTTCGACGACCTGCGCCAGCGTACTCTCAACAACGATGTGCCCCTGCCCTTTCGTGGCCTGCCGATCGACCTGATCAGCGCCGGCCTGATGGCGGTGGCGTTTCTCGGTTTCAACGGACTGCTCAAGACATGAGTCTGATTCAACGCATCGACGCCCTGCTGCCGCAGACCCAATGCGGCAAATGCGGCCATGCCGGATGCAAGCCCTACGCCGAAGGCATCGCCCGTGGCGAGGCGATCAACAAGTGCCCGCCCGGCGGCGACGAGACCATTGCCGGCCTGGCCAGGCTGCTGAACGTGCCGGTGGTAGAGCTGGATATCAGCCGCGGCCCGGCGCCGGCCCAGGTGGCCTTCATCCGCGAGGCCGAATGCATCGGTTGCACCAAGTGCATCCAGGCCTGCCCGGTGGATGCCATCGTCGGTGCGGCCAAGCAGATGCACAGCGTCCTGGTCGACGAATGCACCGGTTGCGACCTCTGCGTGGCGCCGTGCCCGGTGGACTGCATCGAGATGCACCCGCTGCCCCGCGGCACGGTCGTGGCGATCGTCGGTGGCCTGGCCACCAGCCCCGAAGAACAACGCGCCAGGACCGCCAAGCGCGATCATGCACGACTGCGTTTCGAGCGCCGCAACGCCCGGCTGGAACGCGAAGAACAACGCAAGCAGGTCGAGCGCGCCGCGCGGGCGCAGCGGGCCGAGCAACCCGGCACCGGCAGCGCGAACCCGGTACAGGCCGCCATCGAGCGGGTACGGGCGCAAAAAGCCGCTGCGGTGGATGCGGCGGTGAAAAAAGCCAAGATCGACCTGGCGATGAGCCGGGCCCAGTTGAACAAATCGCTGAAAGCCTTCGGCCATCCGCCCACCTTCGAGCAGCAGGCGCAACTGATTGTCCTGCAACGCCAGTTCGAAGCCGCCGAACAGGCCCTCGCCCAACTCGAAAACACAGTAGAAACGGTTGCCGCTCCAGCTCCTGCCAAGGACGCCGAGCTCAAGCGGGCGAAGATCCAGCTGGCCATGCGGCGCGCGGAACTGAAAAAAGCCCAGGACAACCAGGCGCCGGCCGAGCAACTGGCCAGTCTCGCCCAGACGCTGAAGGACGCGGAGCAGGCCCTGCACCAAGCCGAGGAGGCCTGCGGCAAGCCGGCGCCCGATCTCGTGCGGGTCGAGAAGCGCCCGATCGACGCGCGCCTGCGGCAGTTGAAAACCGAGCTGGCTTACGCCCGAGCAGAAGTCAGCAAGCTGGAACGTCACGGCGACACCCCAGCGGCGCAACTGGCCGAGGCCCGCGAGCGACTGGCCGAAGCCGAGCGCCAGGTACACGCCCATGACGCCCCTTGAACAACCGGACGAACGCCTGCGCCACGCCATGCGGCGGGTCCTGCTGGCGACCCTGCCGGGGTTGCTGGCACTGGTCTGGTGGTTTGGCTGGGGCGTCCCGATCAACCTGCTGCTGGCTACTGTCACCGCCCTCGCCGTCGA
This portion of the Pseudomonas sp. MRSN 12121 genome encodes:
- the rsxB gene encoding electron transport complex subunit RsxB is translated as MSLIQRIDALLPQTQCGKCGHAGCKPYAEGIARGEAINKCPPGGDETIAGLARLLNVPVVELDISRGPAPAQVAFIREAECIGCTKCIQACPVDAIVGAAKQMHSVLVDECTGCDLCVAPCPVDCIEMHPLPRGTVVAIVGGLATSPEEQRARTAKRDHARLRFERRNARLEREEQRKQVERAARAQRAEQPGTGSANPVQAAIERVRAQKAAAVDAAVKKAKIDLAMSRAQLNKSLKAFGHPPTFEQQAQLIVLQRQFEAAEQALAQLENTVETVAAPAPAKDAELKRAKIQLAMRRAELKKAQDNQAPAEQLASLAQTLKDAEQALHQAEEACGKPAPDLVRVEKRPIDARLRQLKTELAYARAEVSKLERHGDTPAAQLAEARERLAEAERQVHAHDAP
- a CDS encoding Rnf-Nqr domain containing protein: MTEIVLTLISAALINNFVLYWPLGVDPLLQAGTGSRQRVHALGIATSGLMLLCSLLGHGLYQWVLVPLGLTALHLFVFLPLAVLLIAPLLGLLARLLPGLPFGGLWPLLLGNAGVLGALLLAAEANRGLAYSAALGLGAGLGFWLVSSLFDDLRQRTLNNDVPLPFRGLPIDLISAGLMAVAFLGFNGLLKT
- the metG gene encoding methionine--tRNA ligase is translated as MSEPRKILVTSALPYANGSIHLGHMLEYIQTDMWVRFQKHRGNQCIYVCADDAHGSAIMLRAEKEGITPEQLIANVQAEHSADFADFLVDFDNFHSTHAEENRELSSQIYLKLRDAGHIATRSITQYFDPEKQMFLADRFIKGTCPKCGTEDQYGDNCEKCGATYAPTDLKDPKSAISGATPVLKDSQHFFFKLPDFQQMLQEWTRSGTLQDAVANKIAEWLDVGLQQWDISRDAPYFGFEIPGEPGKYFYVWLDAPIGYMASFKNLCNRTPELDFDAFWGKDSTAELYHFIGKDIVNFHALFWPAMLEGAGYRKPTGINVHGYLTVNGQKMSKSRGTFIKARTYLDHLSPEYLRYYYASKLGRGVDDLDLNLEDFVQKVNSDLVGKVVNIASRCAGFIHKGNAGVLVDRNAAPELTDAFLAAAPGIADAYEARDFARAMREIMALADRANAWIADKAPWSLNKQEGKQDEVQAICATGVNLFRQLVIFLKPVLPLLAADAEAFLNVAPLTWNDHQTLLSNHQLNEFKPLMTRIDPVKVQAMTDASKEDLTASQTDTGAAAPAGNGELAKDPLSPEIDFDTFAAIDLRVALIVKAEHVEGADKLLRLTLDIGDEQRNVFSGIKSAYPDPSKLDGRLTMMIANLKPRKMKFGISEGMVMAAGPGGKEIYLLSPDSGAKPGQRIK